AATCGCCCCGCTTTGAAAACCAAGTAATTTTTGTACCCCAACTCTTTTCATCTCCATCATTGGCTGATACACTGTTACTAACACAAGAAGTAAAATAGCCAAGACAAAAACAATGGCAGATAAAAGCAAATCTCGATTTATGACTTCCACTGCACTTTTGTAGGTCGGCTCTAACAAGGTAGCCTGGTCTATCTTGAAAAAATCGCTCCATTTCTGTACAATCCTATCCTTGTCCATCTCTTGTGTAGAAGTTATCGTATAGCGACCATTTAAACTACGAGATGTATCCTTGATATAGGTTTGAAAAGTTATAAGCTGAATAGGCTTGGCTTTTAGAAAGGTCGGTATCGTACCAAGTTTATTAGAAATTTCTTTATTACTGTAGACTCCTTCACCATCTGTGGTAAAATCAAGAGAAGAAATCCCAAACTCTTGGTAGGGGAAGGTATCTTTATCAAAAACACCAGACTTGATTACCTCATCACCACTGTCTGTTTTGATGATGGAGACTTTGTACTCCTTTGATACATCCTCAAAAAATCGAAGAACAGACGCTGCAGGTTCGTTAATATCTTTCAAATACAAATCCAAAGAATCTACAGTCTTTCCCATTTCCCGAATCCGAACCGCTTCACGTGTGTAGTTTACATTAAAAACAAAAAAAGTGGTACACAGCAACAGCAGAAACATACAAAGATGACTGATTTTTTTCATAAAAGTACCTCCACTAAAGTTTTCCCTCTCCTAATAGGAGAGGGAAAATTTCACTTAAAATCCATAGAAATATTCTAATCCTGTTGGCGGAATTTTATTAAGGGAAGCTTGAGCCCAAACCTCGGGATCTTCACGATCCTTAGAGATTCTACCTCCATGCTTGACAGTTGCTGTATGAGATCGAGTAGAATGTAAATAATCAGAATATCCAAAAGTTCCTGTCCAACCTACTCCATAGTTCCATTGACCACCATCAACCCATACTGCTAAAGCATTTGTAGTAGCAAGTATACCACATACCATTAAAGATGCAACACCAATTCTAACTAATTTTCTCATGATTTATTTCTCCTATTATCGAGAGCTGTTCCGTAAAAACAGCTATAGTAATTTATCAACAAGTATCGTAGTCCATTGGACTCACCTTCATTCTATCTCATTCTTTAACAACGAACTTATTTTTAACCGGGAGAATAGTACGCTCCTGTATCAATACCTTGAGTAACTAGAGTAGTACTAATAAAACTTCGACTATTACTCAGTAGAAGTAGCACAACAAGCAATATAGATAGCGCTTTCAAATATTCGAATTTTAATTTTCCCATCTTGCCACCTTCTTTCACCTATATTATAAATCAACATATATAAACTGTCAAGCAATTAAAGTAAAAAATCATATATTTTTTTAAAAAAGAATTATAGTTATGTTTTGTGTATGAAGAGGATGGTCAAAACTCAATTTCAGGATAAAATGAAGTAAATATCCCCATAATAAAACGCATAATATCAGTTTTTTCAAAACCTGATATTATGCGTTTCTTTATTTTAAAGACTTTTTTCCCAGCCTCATACGTTCTCTGACTGCTTATCCATCAGATATTGTTCTACCTTGAGTGCCATGACTTCATTATTTTCAATTAGATAAAGCACCTTAGCTTTCATATAATAGTCCTTAGCAACAGAGAGATCAAGATCTTCTGTTACATTTCCCAACAAACAATATAAATCTGCTAACCTAAAGCTACTATGATATTTGTTACAAAATTCAATTATCTCCAATAATAGCGCTCTGGACTTGTCCATCTCCTCCTGTTTCCAAAGGTGGTAACAATAATTGTATTTTATTTTGATATACAACTCAATTTGTTCACGCACACTGGTATCGATTTTTGAAAGGGCTACGGAAACCTGATCATATAGTTGCTCAAATTTCTCCTTATCCTCATCATAGCCTAAGAAAATCAGCAGGGTATTCAAAATATATAAGTAGTCCACTTTATCAATACTAATCCTACTGAGGATGTCCTCTATTTTTGAAATAGCTAGTTTTAATTGATGTTCACATTGATAGGTTAGAATGGCATCTATCCAGTCCAGATAAATCTTTTCATCAAAAGATAAGGAAATCTGTTGCTTTCTTTCTCCCTCAAAGGCATATTTCAAAGAGGCATAATCTTGATTTTCCAATAATGTTTTAGACAATCTCTTGAAAGCAGACAAGCCTAGAAACTCTTTCGAAATTTCTCCTGAAAAGAAATAGTCCATATTTAAGCCCATTTTTTCAGATAATTTATATAACAAATCTGCTCCTGGCATATATTTGCCTTGTTCCATACGACTTATCTGAGTTTGTTGGCAAATTCCTTCTGCCAATTCTTTTTGCGACCACCCCAGCTCTTTGCGCTTATTTTTTAATCTTGTTGCTAATAATGCATGCATGCTATCCACCACTATTTATATTCTATAAAAACATTATACTACTTTTTGAGAAGATTATATCAAATTGGCTACAAAGAGTGAACAGATTTCCCTACATGTAAGCAAAAAGAGGCTGGGAAAAACTAACTTTCCAATAAAACCACACAGTGATTCTCTCAGCTTAATTGTGTTCAAGGCTGAAAACACTGTGTGGTTTTTGAATGTTTAGAGGTTAGTTTTTTGAGCAAGCGTCTATCAAAATGTCCGTTTATCTGTCAATAACCCGAGAAAATCTTGTCGTTTCAAGTCGGAGAAGTGTTTGGTAGAAAGACTTCCTTTTTGAAGTCCATCATCTCTAACCTGCAAATAATAGCTATGTTGGCTTGTTTTAATTGTCAAAAAATCGCCAAATATAAAAACTCTTTTCCAGTTGCGAATCTCAAATTCTTTCATCTCTGATTTTGGAATGCGGATAAGTCCTTGTCGCAAATCACGATGGTGCTCACTTGTGAAAGTCATCCCATTCCCAAGATTTCTTATCAGTAGTTCATCTGGAGTCACCATCACCAGCGCTATTTTAGTTAAGAAAATTTCAACTGTTGGTGGTAAAATCGCCAAATTAAACCAGGAATGTAGGTAGCGATAGGCTAAGAAATAATGAGGCTCCTCACCCAATCCTAGTTGTTTATATAATGTCTTAACCTCACTGTCTAATCTCGCTTCAAAAGACACATCCGAATGCTCTTCTTCCTTCTTCTGATTAAAATAACGCATCCAGACTAGAAAACCTATAAAGACTATAATAAATATTCCTGATAAGAGATATTTTACATTGTAGTTCATCACTTAACCTCCTGATTCACGACTCTACCTAAAGCAGAGTCGTATTTATTTTGAAAATAGTTCCATAACAACTTTAAATAAGACGGGTGTCATTAAAATTAGGATAGTTCCTATCACAAATATCATGACTACTCGAAAAAGCTCCTTATTTTTAAACATTTTTCCACCCCTTTTCTAACTACATCATAGTACTGTTAAGCCCATTTTAAAATTACACCAAGCTTTTCCACAAACTTATTTTAGTTTTATTTTCTACTTTTTATATTACTATGATACAATATTTTTAATAGGATTTTATTGTTTGTTAACTTTTTTCACGAAAAGGAGTAAATCATGCGTTATGATTTTGGAAAGGTCTATAAAGAAATACGAGAGTCAAAAGGATTGACCCAAGAAGAGGTCTGTGGAAATGTTCTTTCAAGAACTAGCCTATCAAAGATTGAAAGTGGTAAGGCAACTCCTAAATATGAAAATATGGATTTTCTTCTCCGGCAAATGAATATGAGTTTTGAAGAGTTTGACTACATCTGCCATCTCTATCAGCCGAGCCAACGGACAGAAATCATGCAAACTTATCTCAATATGAATTCCATCATTGGTGGCAGTGGTCTAGTTCATTTTTTTGAAACATGCCAAAACTATCTCAAGACCCATCACGACCTGCCTATAGAAGAAATCAGGGATATGCTTGAAGTTGTCATTCATATCCGTCAACATGGTACAGAGAAACTGTCAGACCAAGTGAAACAAACTGTCACAAAACTTTGGGAAAAAATTGAAAAACAAGATACATGGTATGAAAGTGACCTAAAAATCCTCAATACCATCCTTTTCAGCTTTCCAATTAAACACCTCCATCTCATCACTGGAAAAATCTTGCAACGCTTGGAAGTCTATAAAAACTACCAACATTTATATGACTTGCGAATGGCAATCCTACTCAACCTTTCCACCATTTACTTATACCATCAAGACAAAAACATGTGTCAACAAATCTGCTATACTTTACTAGAGGATGCCAAGAACAAGAAAAGCTGCGATATGCTTGCTATCTGCTATGTCCGTATTGGGATTTGTAGGGATGATGCTAAACTTATCCAAAAAGGGTTCTCCCTTCTGGAGCTGACCGATGAAACTTCCATTCTAGCCTTTCTCAAAAAAGAAGTGGAGACCTATTATCAACCGAAGGAAAGATAAAAAAGTCGAGGGATTTCCTCGACCTTTTCATATTATTCTGTTCGTTATTTCTTAATACCAGCCGTTGTTAAGCCAGAAGTTTTTAGCGGCTGACCATGAACCGTAACGTCCTGCAACGTAAGCATCTGCTACACGCTCTTGGTTTTCAGCTGAGTAGTCACCGTTCAAGTATGAATCTGTCAATTGGTAACGTCCAATGTATTGGCCGTTTGTAGCTGTATAGCTACCACCTGATTCTTTTTGTGCAATCCATTCTTTAGCTTCTGCTTCAGATCCACTTACAGTTGCAACTGGTGCTGAAGTTTCTGCTGCAGCAACAGTTTCTTCTGCTACAGGAGCGCTTGCAGCTGGTGCTGCTTCTTCTACTACTTCTGTAGTTTCTGCTACTGGAGCTGAAACAGTTTCATCTTGAGCAGCTGGTGCCGCATAAGTAGCTGGCGATGGTGTTGCAACAGGTGCTACAGGACCATCGATAACCAACTCTTGACCAACATAAATCAAATGAACGTTGTCGATGTGGTTGTTTTCTGCCAATTTCTCAACAGTTGTGTTGTGAGTTTCAGCGATTTCTGAAAGTGTATCACCTTCTTTAACAGTGTAAGTTGATGATTCTTGAGCAGATACAAATGATGGAGCAAATACTGCAAACAAGGCAGCTACTCCTGCAAGAGTTGTTTTAATCTTTTTAGTTGTTGATTTCATATTCGAAAATTCTCCTTCTTTCTATAGTACTATCATACCCTTTAAATATTACTGTTTCTTGACACTTTTATGTAGAAATATTACAAAATTATTTTTTATTTCCCTAAATAAGCTATTTTTTGTTACAAAAGATGCTTTTTTATGCTATTTGTAGTGTAAAAAGGTTTTTATCCACAATTAAAGCCAAGACCTTCATTCTTTGATATAATAGAGATAAGAATTTTTATAAGGGGAAACTGATGAAATCACTTCGTTTTCAATCTGTCTTTGATATCATCGGACCAGTTATGATTGGCCCATCTAGTAGTCATACCGCTGGTGCTGTTCGTATTGGGAAGATTGTCTCTTCCATTTTTGATGATACTCCGACAGAAGTCGAATTCCAACTATTTAACTCATTTGCCAAAACCTATCGTGGTCACGGAACAGACCTAGCCCTTGTTGCAGGTATTTTGGGCATGGATACAGATGATCCTGAAATCCCAAACAGCCTGGAAATTGCCCACAAGCGTGGCATCAAGATTGTCTGGACCATTCAGAAAGACAGTAATGCTCCTCATCCAAACACCACTAAAATTACCGTCAAAAATGCTCACAAGACCATCAGCGTGACTGGTATTTCTATCGGTGGAGGGAATATTCAGGTCACCGAACTCAATGGCTTTGCCGTCTCTCTCAATATGAATACACCGACTATCATCATTGTTCATCAAGATATTCCAGGTATGATTGCCCTCGTAACAGAGGCCCTTTCCCGCTATGATATCAATATCGCCCAGATGAATGTTACTCGTGAAAAAGCTGGTGAAAAAGCTATTATGATTATCGAAGTTGACAGTCGCAACTGTGATGAGGCTATCGAAGAAATTCGAAAAATCCCTCATCTCCACAATGTCAATTTCTTTAAATAGGAGGAAGCATGTTTTATTCTATCAAAGAATTGGTCGAGCAGGCAGAACTGGACTTTCAAGGAAATGTCGCAGAACTCATGATTACAACAGAGTTTGAATTGACTGGTCGCGAACGTGAAGAAGTCTTCCTTCTCATGGAACGCAATCTAGAAGTCATGAAAGCCTCTGTCCAACTTGGCCTCAATGAAAATAAATCTCGTAGTGGCCTGACAGGTGGAGATGCTGCCAAATTGGATCACTACATCAAAAACGGAAAAACTCTGTCAGATTACACGATTCTCTCTGCTGCCCGAAATGCCATTGCAGTCAATGAACACAATGCCAAAATGGGCTTGGTTTGTGCCACTCCGACCGCAGGAAGTGCTGGCTGTCTGCCCTCAGTTCTAACAGCTGCTATTGAAAAATTAGACCTCAGCCACGAGCAACAGCTGGATTTCCTCTTTGCTGCTGGTGCCTTTGGACTAGTCATCGCAAACAATGCCTCTATCTCAGGGGCTGAAGGTGGCTGTCAGGCCGAGGTTGGTTCGGCCTCTGCTATGAGTGCTGCAGCCTTGACTCTAGCTGCCGGTGGAACACCTTATCAGGCTAGTCAGGCCATTGCCTTTGTCATTAAAAATATGCTAGGCCTCATCTGTGACCCTGTTGCCGGCTTGGTCGAAGTTCCCTGTGTCAAACGCAATGCCATGGGAGCTAGCTTTGCCTTCATCGCAGCAGACATGGCCCTGGCAGGTATCGAATCTAAAATCCCTGTGGATGAGGTTATCGATGCCATGTACCAAGTAGGAGCAAGCATGCCAACTGCCTTTCGTGAAACAGCTGAAGGTGGACTCGCTGCCACTCCTACTGGTCGTCGCCTCCAAAAAGAAATTTTCGGAGAATAACTTATCAAAATAGGAGAAACCATGACCTCTATCACAGCGATTTTTTTCGATCTGGATGGAACCCTCGTTGACAGTTCTATCGGGATTCACAATGCCTTTACTCATACTTTTAAGGAGCTCGGGGTGCCTAGCCCTGATGCCAAAACTATTCGTGGTTTTATGGGACCGCCCCTTGAAAGTAGTTTTGCAACCTGCCTGCCCAAAGAACGAATTTCTGAAGCCGTGCAGATATACCGTTCTTACTATAAGGAGAAAGGCATCCATGAAGCTCAACTCTTTCCTCAGATTGTAGACTTGCTTCAAGAACTATCTAAGAATTACCCTCTTTATATCACCACTACAAAGAATACCCCTACCGCTCAAGATATGACTAAAAACTTGGGAATCCATCATTTCTTTGATGGCATTTATGGTTCCAGCCCTAAAGCACCCCATAAGGCAGATGTCATTCGCCAAGCCTTACAGACACATCAACTAGCACCAGAACAAGCCATCATCATCGGAGATACCAAGTTTGATATGATGGGAGCTCAAGAAACAGGCATTCAGAAATTGGCCGTCACTTGGGGATTTGGAGAGCAAGCAGACTTGCTAAACTATCATCCTGATTTTATCGCTCACAAACCCATAGAAGTTTTGGAGTATTTTCAATAACATAGACTGGGCGACAACCCCATTTCAGAAGAAAATAAAGTAAGTCTCTACATAACAAAACGCATATTACCAAGATTCTTCAGAACTGATAATATGCGTTTTTCTGTTTTTATTCAACGTGGGTAGTTTGATTGGCAAAGGCGATAATAGCTTGCTTCAACTCATCTCCACTGAGAGTGCGGAACTCTTCAATCTTTTGATCGATGGCTTCTAAAGGCATAACATTGACCTTACCAACGAAAATCTTATCCATAACTTGGTTATCAACAAGTTCGGTTGATACCAAGAGTTCTTCGTAAAGTTTTTCACCTGGGCGGATTCCAACTTCAACGATTGGAATTTCACTTTCGGTGTGTCCACTTAGAAGGACCATTTTCTTGGCCAAGTCATAAATCTTGACTGGTTTGCCCATATCAAGGATAAAGACTTCCCCATCCTTGGCATAAGCACCAGCATGGATAACCAAACGGCTAGCTTCTGGAATAGTCATAAAGTAACGGGTCATGCGGAAGTCTGTCACCGTTACAGGACCGCCTTCAGCAATCTGACGTTCAAAGACTGGAATGACACTACCACGGCTACCAAGAACATTCCCAAAACGAACCGCACAGTAGGTCGATTGGCTACGTTGGTTAAAGCCAGTGACAATCAACTCAGCCACGCGCTTGGTTGCTCCCATAACATTTGGTGGATTAACCGCCTTATCTGTCGAAATCATAACCATCTTAGGTACTTTGGCTTCATCAACAGCCTTAGCAACGTTGTAAGTTCCACGGATATTGTTTTTGAAGGCTTCTTTTGGATTGCGCTCCATCATAGGAACGTGCTTGTGAGCAGCCGCATGATAAACAATAGCTGGCTTGTACTGTTCAAAGACTTGCAAGAGACGGTCATAGTCTTGAATATCGGCAATAACCGGTACATAATCAATCCCTTGGAACTTGCGAATCAATTCATGATAAACAAGGTAGATTGAGTTTTCCCCATGACCGAGCAAGACGATGCGTTCAGGATTGAAGCGACTAACTTGGCGACAGATTTCAGAACCGATTGAGCCACCAGCACCTGTAACCAAGATTGTCTTACCTGTCAGTTCTGCGCCCAGACGCGATTCATCAAGACGAATTTCCTGACGTCCCAAAAGGTCCGTAATATCAATTTTTTGGAAGCCAGTACCTGCTTGGTGAAGTCCTTGAACAACCGTTTCAACCTTAGGCATCTTGTAACACTTGACACCCAGCTTATTACACATCTGCAAGATACGTTCATATTCTGACGGGTCAAGCGACGGAATCGCAACGATAACACGCTCGATTTGATGGCGTTTGGCTAATTCAGGCAGATCATCATATGAACCCAAAACAGGGATTCCACCAAGTTTTTGGCCCTTTTTCTTAGAATCCTTGTCCAAAATACCGACAAGTTCTAATTCACTAGTTGGATGTTGGTAACTATCCATAAAGAGGGCTCCACCATCACCGGCACCAATCAAG
The Streptococcus toyakuensis genome window above contains:
- a CDS encoding lactococcin 972 family bacteriocin, with the translated sequence MRKLVRIGVASLMVCGILATTNALAVWVDGGQWNYGVGWTGTFGYSDYLHSTRSHTATVKHGGRISKDREDPEVWAQASLNKIPPTGLEYFYGF
- a CDS encoding helix-turn-helix domain-containing protein translates to MHALLATRLKNKRKELGWSQKELAEGICQQTQISRMEQGKYMPGADLLYKLSEKMGLNMDYFFSGEISKEFLGLSAFKRLSKTLLENQDYASLKYAFEGERKQQISLSFDEKIYLDWIDAILTYQCEHQLKLAISKIEDILSRISIDKVDYLYILNTLLIFLGYDEDKEKFEQLYDQVSVALSKIDTSVREQIELYIKIKYNYCYHLWKQEEMDKSRALLLEIIEFCNKYHSSFRLADLYCLLGNVTEDLDLSVAKDYYMKAKVLYLIENNEVMALKVEQYLMDKQSENV
- a CDS encoding helix-turn-helix domain-containing protein codes for the protein MRYDFGKVYKEIRESKGLTQEEVCGNVLSRTSLSKIESGKATPKYENMDFLLRQMNMSFEEFDYICHLYQPSQRTEIMQTYLNMNSIIGGSGLVHFFETCQNYLKTHHDLPIEEIRDMLEVVIHIRQHGTEKLSDQVKQTVTKLWEKIEKQDTWYESDLKILNTILFSFPIKHLHLITGKILQRLEVYKNYQHLYDLRMAILLNLSTIYLYHQDKNMCQQICYTLLEDAKNKKSCDMLAICYVRIGICRDDAKLIQKGFSLLELTDETSILAFLKKEVETYYQPKER
- a CDS encoding LysM peptidoglycan-binding domain-containing protein, with protein sequence MKSTTKKIKTTLAGVAALFAVFAPSFVSAQESSTYTVKEGDTLSEIAETHNTTVEKLAENNHIDNVHLIYVGQELVIDGPVAPVATPSPATYAAPAAQDETVSAPVAETTEVVEEAAPAASAPVAEETVAAAETSAPVATVSGSEAEAKEWIAQKESGGSYTATNGQYIGRYQLTDSYLNGDYSAENQERVADAYVAGRYGSWSAAKNFWLNNGWY
- the sdaAB gene encoding L-serine ammonia-lyase, iron-sulfur-dependent subunit beta: MKSLRFQSVFDIIGPVMIGPSSSHTAGAVRIGKIVSSIFDDTPTEVEFQLFNSFAKTYRGHGTDLALVAGILGMDTDDPEIPNSLEIAHKRGIKIVWTIQKDSNAPHPNTTKITVKNAHKTISVTGISIGGGNIQVTELNGFAVSLNMNTPTIIIVHQDIPGMIALVTEALSRYDINIAQMNVTREKAGEKAIMIIEVDSRNCDEAIEEIRKIPHLHNVNFFK
- the sdaAA gene encoding L-serine ammonia-lyase, iron-sulfur-dependent, subunit alpha, whose product is MFYSIKELVEQAELDFQGNVAELMITTEFELTGREREEVFLLMERNLEVMKASVQLGLNENKSRSGLTGGDAAKLDHYIKNGKTLSDYTILSAARNAIAVNEHNAKMGLVCATPTAGSAGCLPSVLTAAIEKLDLSHEQQLDFLFAAGAFGLVIANNASISGAEGGCQAEVGSASAMSAAALTLAAGGTPYQASQAIAFVIKNMLGLICDPVAGLVEVPCVKRNAMGASFAFIAADMALAGIESKIPVDEVIDAMYQVGASMPTAFRETAEGGLAATPTGRRLQKEIFGE
- a CDS encoding HAD family hydrolase, whose product is MTSITAIFFDLDGTLVDSSIGIHNAFTHTFKELGVPSPDAKTIRGFMGPPLESSFATCLPKERISEAVQIYRSYYKEKGIHEAQLFPQIVDLLQELSKNYPLYITTTKNTPTAQDMTKNLGIHHFFDGIYGSSPKAPHKADVIRQALQTHQLAPEQAIIIGDTKFDMMGAQETGIQKLAVTWGFGEQADLLNYHPDFIAHKPIEVLEYFQ
- a CDS encoding polysaccharide biosynthesis protein, with amino-acid sequence MNKKLTDYVIDLVEILNKQQKQVFWGIFDILSMVVSIIVSYILFYGLINPAPVDYIIYTSLAFLFYQLMIGFWGLNASISRYSKITDFMKIFFGVTASSILSYSICYAFLPLFSIRFIILFILLSTFLILLPRITWQLIYSKRKKGSGDGEHRRTFLIGAGDGGALFMDSYQHPTSELELVGILDKDSKKKGQKLGGIPVLGSYDDLPELAKRHQIERVIVAIPSLDPSEYERILQMCNKLGVKCYKMPKVETVVQGLHQAGTGFQKIDITDLLGRQEIRLDESRLGAELTGKTILVTGAGGSIGSEICRQVSRFNPERIVLLGHGENSIYLVYHELIRKFQGIDYVPVIADIQDYDRLLQVFEQYKPAIVYHAAAHKHVPMMERNPKEAFKNNIRGTYNVAKAVDEAKVPKMVMISTDKAVNPPNVMGATKRVAELIVTGFNQRSQSTYCAVRFGNVLGSRGSVIPVFERQIAEGGPVTVTDFRMTRYFMTIPEASRLVIHAGAYAKDGEVFILDMGKPVKIYDLAKKMVLLSGHTESEIPIVEVGIRPGEKLYEELLVSTELVDNQVMDKIFVGKVNVMPLEAIDQKIEEFRTLSGDELKQAIIAFANQTTHVE